A section of the Schistosoma haematobium chromosome ZW, whole genome shotgun sequence genome encodes:
- the CNOT6L gene encoding CCR4-NOT transcription complex subunit 6-like (EggNog:ENOG410VAH3~COG:K): MIQQHELGSKRHNCLNELTMQSRLMTDDENKNGKKSDWFRLNLTGPVKNFSGTLCQLTYITTLVIKNNNLERLPAELGNLVNLVNLDASCNRLHSLPSTIGDLTELRALILNDNKIVDLPSEIGRLLNLRHFNLNDNPLSAEVSSMYGDGSDSNIRRMIRYYMDYFYLYNVHSSPPPRQWRRLAEPNKDGFAFTLMCYNLLSPNYATPVMYPYCPSWALNWDYRRRAILDEIRIYHANIICLQELRTDQFEEVFKPELQKLNYDAVFLPKSRRRTMELKESKKVDGCAIFWQTNKFEKLHEFHHEFMLSCTSMCENPTPIMLNRVMARDNVAVGVIFETKSSFDGTGGRQFCVTTGHIHWDPEHSDVKVIQTILWTAELWAYIDRFLKTSRNAAKQLSPTLSRSVPLSSKIPIPGPFSPAANMPVILCGDLNSLPESGVVEFLTSGSLSLTHSDFLNYGHKYMFKDWKLLEKWATDGNTLRHRFAFNRAYRESEGMCLTNFTYDFKGMIDYVLYTRQHFRLLGSLDQIYELWFQEKKILGCPHVHIPSDHFALLVELELMPTTSYVNPPRNRCTVETDTFGEDMNANTSNSSDNNDHSYSDKQDRLLPSNGFFSVDTNSANHYSSHNKSREH, translated from the exons ATGATACAACAACATGAACTTGGTTCAAAGCGGCACAACTGTTTAAACGAATTAACCATGCAAAGCAGACTTATGACAGATGATGAAAATAAGAATGGTAAAAAAAGTGATTGGTTCCGACTAAATTTGACAG GCCCTGTAAAGAACTTTTCTGGGACGTTATGTCAGCTAACATATATCACGACCTTGGTTATCAAAAACAATAACTTAGAGCGATTGCCTGCAGAGCTTGGGAACCTAGTAAACCTTGTGAATTTGGACGCTAGCTGTAACAGACTTCATTCTCTTCCGTCGACTATCGGTGACCTTACAGAGTTGCGTGCacttattttaaatgataacaAAATAGTCGATTTACCGTCCGAAATAGGCAGACTGCTTAATTTACGCCATTTCA ATTTAAATGATAATCCATTGAGTGCTGAAGTTAGTTCAATGTATGGTGATGGTTCTGACTCGAATATCCGACGCATGATTCGATATTATATGGATTATTTTTATCTTTACA ATGTTCATAGCTCACCACCTCCAAGACAATGGAGACGATTAGCTGAACCAAACAAAGATGGCT ttgCGTTTACACTTATGTGTTACAACCTACTTAGTCCAAATTATGCAACTCCAGTTATGTATCCATACTGTCCCTCATGGGCTTTAAACTGGGACTATCGGAGAAGAGCTATTCTTGATGAAATACGTATATATCATGCAAATATTATATGTCTACAG GAGTTGCGAACCGATCAGTTTGAAGAAGTTTTCAAGCCAGAGTTGCAGAAGCTTAATTATGATGCTGTATTTTTACCGAAAAGTCGACGACGGACAATGGAATTAAAAGAAAGCAAAAAGGTTGATGGTTGTGCAATATTTTGGCAGACAAATAA aTTTGAAAAGCTGCATGAATTTCATCATGAATTTATGCTGTCATGCACAAGTATGTGTGAAAATCCCACACCAATAATGCTTAATCGTGTGATGGCGCGTGACAACGTTGCTGTGGGTGTTATTTTCGAAACCAAGAGTTCATTTG ATGGTACTGGTGGACGCCAGTTTTGTGTAACAACTGGCCATATTCATTGGGATCCCGAACATTCCGACGTAAAGGTGATCCAAACAATTTTATGGACAGCTGAACTTTGGGCGTATATTGACCGATTTCTCAAAACTTCTCGAAATGCTGCAAAACAGTTATCACCAACCTTGTCGCGCTCTGTTCCTTTGTCGTCTAAAATACCTATCCCAGGTCCATTTTCTCCAGCGGCTAATATGCCTGTTATACTATGTGGTGACTTGAATTCTCTTCCTGAATCTGgtgtagtggaatttttgaCCAGCGGCAGCTTATCGCTGACACACAGTGATTTTCTCAATTATGGTCATAAGTATATGTTCAAAGATTGGAAGCTTTTAGAGAAATGGGCTACAGATGGCAACACATTAAGGCATCGCTTTGCTTTCAATCGTGCATATCGAGAATCTGAGGGCATGTGTTTGACAAACTTTAC ATATGATTTTAAAGGGATGATAGATTACGTCTTATACACGCGACAACATTTTCGGCTTTTGGGGAGTTTAGACCAAATATATGAACTATGGTTTCAGGAAAAGAAAATACTTGGTTGTCCACATGTTCATATTCCCTCTGACCACTTTGCTCTATTGGTTGAGCTGGAACTGATGCCAACAACATCTTATGTAAACCCACCCCGAAATCGATGTACTGTTGAAACCGACACTTTTGGAGAGGATATGAATGCAAACACCAGCAATAGTAGTGATAATAACGACCACTCATATTCGGATAAACAAGATCGTTTGCTTCCTTCAAATGGTTTTTTTTCCGTAGATACTAATTCAGCTAATCATTACAGTTCTCATAACAAATCTCGGGAACACTAA